The DNA window GGTCTTAAATTCTATAAAGCCATAGCTTCTTATGCCAAGACAGCTCTGATAGACAATGGACGGTTATATTTTGAGGTAAATCCACTAACGTCCTCTCAGCTAAAATCATGGATGGAAAGCGAAGGATGGAAGGACGTAAACCTTCTGCCTGACATGTATGGTAAGACCCGCTTCTTGATTGCAGAAAAGTAATCGGACAGCCAACTGACACGAACGAAATATGTTAAAGCGAAAAGCTCCTCTGACATTCGACAATGCACTTTCGAGGGCGGCAGATCTCTGTGCCCGCTGCGAACAATGTTCCCCCGACATACTTAAAAAGCTTGCTTCATGGGGAATCAACGCATCTGATTCAGCAAAAATCATCCGACGGCTTGAGGAGCTTAATTTTCTTGACGATATGCGTTTTGCAAAAGCCTATGCCCACGACAAGCTCCATTTCAGCGGTTGGGGTCGACGTAAAATTTGTCAGGGACTTTGGGTAAAACGTCTTCCGCCGGATATTATTGACCATGCCTGCGATGACATAGACGAGGAAGAGGATGAATACAGAACAATCGCATTACGTGTCATGAAAGCGAAGATACGTCAGCTTAAAGAATGGCCGCTCAGCCGTGAGTCGAAACTGAAAGTGGTCAAATTCGCCATGACACGAGGCTTTGAATATCCTTTGATTGTCAATATCTTCAGGACGGAAATAGCCATGATGCTGACAGAAGAGAATCAATGATACATATCTTTACATCAACATAAAAGCTCAAATCTCTCTCCATGAATCTCAGCCAGACAATCTCCACTGCCCGACTTTGGGTCGAAAGCTTCTTCAATCTGATTTTTCCCGACGTATGCACAGTATGCCAGCGGACACTTGTAAATGGGGAAAATGTGATGTGTCTTGACTGCCGACTGTCGCTTCCTCTCACCGGAATGCACAGAATACAGCCAAACGAGATACACGAACGCCTGTTCATGATAGGACACCCTGTTAAACGGGCAACCTCATTGTTCTATTACTACAGGGAAAATGAATACGCACGTCTCATACATGATACGAAATACCGCAGCCGTCCTATCGTCGGACGCACTCTTGCAGCCGAACATGCCACAGAACTGGATGCCTGTGGATTTTTTGACGGTATAGACGCTCTTGTCCCGGTTCCCCTGCACTTTTTCAAACGTCTGCAACGTGGCTATAATCAGGCCACCGAGATAGCCGAAGGCATCAGCTCGGTTACCGGCATACCTGTTGCGGATACTCTATCTGCATCATTCCACAGATCCCAAACACGTAAAAACGCCCACCAGCGCCTGTTGAACACCCGCAATATCTACAGTGTGGAAGACATCTCCTTGATTACAGACAGACACATCCTTCTTGTCGATGATGTAATAACCACAGGCGCGACAATGCTTAGCTGCATCGAGGCAATAAAGAAAGCCTCGCCGACTTCAGAAATCAGTATTTACTCTCTGGCCATAACACGGCTCCACTGAAACTTATTTGCAGATTCCGGCGTTTCTAAATTAGACGAACATATTATCCATAGCTTCCAATCTTAGGGTGCCGGATATATTTTCGGCTATATTTATTTATGTAAATTTGCAGACATGTTTCGTCACGTTCAATATTTATTTATCATTTCACTTCTCACGGCATTTCCCCTACGTTCAGAGGAAATGCCGGAGGAGAATATCATTGTTACAGACTCTGCTGTTATAGAGGGCGCGTCGAAAGAGCATAAAGACATCGTATCACGTGTAATCGAATATTTTCATCAGTCAAACAAACGACAGCTCACACGGCGCCCCAATTTCGCCCCGCTCGGAGGCCCTTATTATACAAGTGAGAAAGGATTTGGCATAGGTCTCGTCATAGCCGGTGATTACTCTACCTGTCCTTCTGACACTCTTCTGCCGACATCCAACGTCTCACTGACCGGCACTCTCGCTACAAAAAAATATTATTCGGTAGGCATAGAGGGAACTCACGTCTATCCAAGAGATAAACGCCGAATCAACTACAAACTCGACTTCATGTCGTTCAGCACCTACTTCTGGGGATTGGCTTCGCTATGGATAATGACGATGCAAACAAGACAAAATACGGTCTGTTTGACATAACCTTGTCTTCGGACTATGAATGGAGGCTTGCCCATAATCTTTTCGTAGGCCCTGCCATAGAGATGAGCTATACTAATGCCCACAGTATTACTGACTATGACCTTTGGGAAGGTGAACCGCTCAGATATTTTACAATTTCTGCAGGAGTATTGCTACAATCAGATACACGCGATAATCTCACAGGACCTAACCGGGGCCATTTCTTTGAATTGATCCAACTTTTTTCGCCAAGATTTCTCGGAAACGAAGATCACTCGTTTTCAAGTACGGAACTGAGCTATAATCTCTATCTTCCTCTCTGGAAAGGAGGAGTGCTCGCATCGCGGTTTCATGGCAAATGGACCTACGGTCATACTCCGTGGGGCAAAATGCCTACGCTCGGCGGAGCCGCAATGAGAGGCTATTACAAAGGCCGTTTCCGCGACAAGTGTGCGACTGATATCACATTTGAACTGCGCCAGCATGTATACCGCCGGTCCGGGATAGCTATATGGGGGAGTGTGGGAAGCATATATGAAAAATGGGCTGATATCTGTTTCAAACGCCTGCTCCCTGAGGTCGGAATCGGATATCGTTGGGAATTTAAAAAGAACACGAATGTCAGGCTTGACATCGGCTTCGGGAAGCATGGCTCAGGCTTCCTTTTCGGAATAAACGAAGCTTTCTAAATAAGAGTCGAAATGGCACTAAATCTCTATTTGATATAGGGACTGTTGCCTTCAGGAGTTTC is part of the Duncaniella dubosii genome and encodes:
- a CDS encoding regulatory protein RecX, whose translation is MLKRKAPLTFDNALSRAADLCARCEQCSPDILKKLASWGINASDSAKIIRRLEELNFLDDMRFAKAYAHDKLHFSGWGRRKICQGLWVKRLPPDIIDHACDDIDEEEDEYRTIALRVMKAKIRQLKEWPLSRESKLKVVKFAMTRGFEYPLIVNIFRTEIAMMLTEENQ
- a CDS encoding ComF family protein, whose translation is MNLSQTISTARLWVESFFNLIFPDVCTVCQRTLVNGENVMCLDCRLSLPLTGMHRIQPNEIHERLFMIGHPVKRATSLFYYYRENEYARLIHDTKYRSRPIVGRTLAAEHATELDACGFFDGIDALVPVPLHFFKRLQRGYNQATEIAEGISSVTGIPVADTLSASFHRSQTRKNAHQRLLNTRNIYSVEDISLITDRHILLVDDVITTGATMLSCIEAIKKASPTSEISIYSLAITRLH
- a CDS encoding BamA/TamA family outer membrane protein, producing the protein MDNDDANKTKYGLFDITLSSDYEWRLAHNLFVGPAIEMSYTNAHSITDYDLWEGEPLRYFTISAGVLLQSDTRDNLTGPNRGHFFELIQLFSPRFLGNEDHSFSSTELSYNLYLPLWKGGVLASRFHGKWTYGHTPWGKMPTLGGAAMRGYYKGRFRDKCATDITFELRQHVYRRSGIAIWGSVGSIYEKWADICFKRLLPEVGIGYRWEFKKNTNVRLDIGFGKHGSGFLFGINEAF